GTTCTTGAACTATTCTAATGCCGATACCACTTAAGCCACAGACTATGTAATGATGTCGCTGGGGAATACGGGCGGCGTCCCAAAATTGTTTGAAGCGGCTTCCTAGGATAAAATCGGTGAGCATGGCGTACCAAATCCCAATCACCGCAGCGCCCACCAACATCATCACGACGGTAAATAACTTAATACTGACGGGAGCATTTTCTACTACTTTATCATTACCACCGGCGCCAGTAATCATGCCGACGGCAAAATATAAAGCATCAACAACAGATATCTTGAGATTACCAGAAACATAAGTGAGTGTGGCTAGCAAAATAATTACCAACAAAATCATCGCCACCACTACTACTGATTGAGCATGTTTTTGAAATTGTCGCAGACTGGTACAGACTTTCAGCAGTTTTCTAATCCAGGATTTGCGAGTAGAACGGATGCGGGGTTGGATACCCACAATTAAGCGATCGCCTACTGTTAATTCTTTGCCATTCAGCACTGCAGATACTAAATCAATCTCACCTTCTACAGGTAAATAATAAATTAGCATCCGCGAACGATCTTCCCACATATCACTCAACTTTCGACCGAGCCAAGGATGGTTCTCATCAATATATTCTTCCTGAATTGGCCAGGTTTTTTGAAATAGCTTGATTTGTCCAATCGCTTGATTTCCCAGATCTGCAAAAGTGAATACTGGTGCTGCTAACCCGACAACACTCATACTCAAATGATTTGGCAGAGTTTGATCCAAACGTTCAGCTAAACTTGTATTATAAAAGCGGTTGATAATCCGAATCTGGGGATTCAGCACCCGCGCCTGCATCATAATAGACAAATTTCGCTCATCATCAGCGCCGGCGATTACCAAAGTTTGCGCCTGCTGAATTCCCGCTGCTGTCAGGGTAGCCGCTGTATGTACATCGCCAATAATCACATCACCGTCAGCTTCCCCTGGTATGGGTTTGTGATGAATACCAACGACAAATGCTCCCTGCTGTCTGAGCAACCGAAAAACTTTATATCCAGTACGTCCTAAGCCACAAACAATAATTCG
The Gloeotrichia echinulata CP02 DNA segment above includes these coding regions:
- a CDS encoding NAD-binding protein; amino-acid sequence: MKPRIIVCGLGRTGYKVFRLLRQQGAFVVGIHHKPIPGEADGDVIIGDVHTAATLTAAGIQQAQTLVIAGADDERNLSIMMQARVLNPQIRIINRFYNTSLAERLDQTLPNHLSMSVVGLAAPVFTFADLGNQAIGQIKLFQKTWPIQEEYIDENHPWLGRKLSDMWEDRSRMLIYYLPVEGEIDLVSAVLNGKELTVGDRLIVGIQPRIRSTRKSWIRKLLKVCTSLRQFQKHAQSVVVVAMILLVIILLATLTYVSGNLKISVVDALYFAVGMITGAGGNDKVVENAPVSIKLFTVVMMLVGAAVIGIWYAMLTDFILGSRFKQFWDAARIPQRHHYIVCGLSGIGIRIVQELHASGHEVVVIETDSNNRFVNTARGLGIPVIQGDASFRAILKASNIDTATAVLAVTNNDAINLEIALKAKGLAPRIPVIVHYADPDFAGMAQQVFDFEAVLSPAELAAPAFAAAALGGRILGNGITADSLWVAFATVITPLHPFCGQLVKDVAMSADFVPLYVERNSVSFHGWDLLETNLSEGDILYLTMPANRLYQLWREERSSQVMVS